The Vibrio agarivorans genome contains the following window.
TACATAATGCCTATAAGTTGCAATTGAAAAACTGACCCGCCCTCATCTGAGCACGAATTTGAAATACTACTTCTTAGTTAAAATGGTAGACCATCATACTAGGTTTATTCAATGTAAAACTCGCGTGCATCCCTTGTTATTCCACACTTTTTTGAGCTCATCCGGAGTTGTGATCGAATGGGGTTTTATATGAAAATATATTAACGGTTGTGTCGAATTGTAGAATCAGACAAATTACACAACCCATTAACATATTAAAAAATAGAACTTTGATATTGACTCGCTCGCAGGCTAAGTGCTCACGAACATTACCTGTGTTATCCACAGAAAATGTGGATAACATGTGCCTGCCTAACCCATTTCAGGTTATGATTTAGCCATCGACACTGTGAGTAAGGAAACCAAATTGAAGATTTTGATTATTGGAGGTGGTTGGTTAGGGCTGCCCCTTGGCCATTTTTTGCACACAAACGGCCATGATGTCTTAGTGACAAAGACGTCAAAAAAAGGGTGTGATGACCTTGCAAAGACCGGTCTTCATACACTGCATCTTGAGCTTGGTACACCCCTCTCAACTCAATCAGAGAATCACCTCCAAGACTTTCAGCCCGATGTTATCGTGGGTTGTTTCCCTCCTGGGCTTCGCTCAGACACCCCCTCTAGATATGTTGAAAACTGGCGTCAGGTCAGTGAGTTAGCAGTGATGCATGGCGTTGGTAAAATCATCATGGTCAGCACCACGGGAGTCTATCCATCGATTGCTGAAGACATGGTTGAAACACGACAAATCGGTGGAAAGGATCTTGACGAGAAAACTCAACTGCTACTCTCAGCTGAACAACAGGTCATAAAGAGTCAAGTGTCCTACACCATCTTGCGCTGCTCGGGCTTAATTGGCCCAAATCGTCATCCAGCTCGCTTTGCAAAACGCCTGAAATCCATCAGCGATCAAGCACCGGCTAATATGGTGCATCTCGATGATGTTATCGCTGTGATTGAGTTTGTCCTCACATCAGGGGATAACGAGATTTATAATGTCACAACACCCGAGACCGTTAGTAAATACCAATTCTATCAGCGCGCCACCAAGCACTATCACGAACCTATTGCGTTGCCGGCACCAAGCCATACTCAGGATAAAAGAATCGTTGCAAGCAAGCTTATCGCTGCTGAATTCAAATTCAAATACTCACATATATTCAATGCATTAGATGCAATAGGGACGATGTAAAATCATGCGAATTTATCAGGCGATTGAATCACTATGGGATTTCATGCAACTGCATCACACACCAAAGGCCAGTGATTGTATTGTAGTTTTTTGCAGTAATGATACTCGTGTCGCACAAACTGCTGCGACACTCTATCACCAAGGTATCGCTCCAAAAATTCTATTCTCTGGCGGCTTAGGACGCTTCACGCAAGACCACTTTGATCGCCCTGAAGCGGATATATTTGCAGACATTGCTAAGTCATTAGGTGTACCAAGCGGTGATATATTGATTGAAAATGCTTCTACTAACTCAGGTGAAAATGTGGCATTTTCTGCCCAACTTCTCCAGTCAAAAATGCCCAACGCTACCCGCTTTACATTAGTACAGAAGCCCTTTATGGAGCGTCGTGCTTATGCCACGTTTGAAAAGCAGTGGCCTGCTCCCTATCAAGCATTACACGTTGTTTCGCAAGGTGGCTCTTTTCTGGATTATCTAGATAGTGATGTGTTTACGTCTAGCTTTGTCATCAACGCTGTTCTAGAAGATTTTGAACGAGTTAAAGCCTATCCGACGCTGGGCTTTCTTACAGAACAAGTCATCCCAGATAACGTTGACTTAGCCTATAAGACCCTGCTCAATCGTTTTCCAAGAAACTAATACTTGCTTGTTAAAAATAAAAAACCGAAGAGATTTTCACCCCTTCGGTTTTTACTGCTTGAGCGCCTGCTACTCATTCATTGTGCAAATCAACACACAACTAGTGCAGCGCTTCCTCTTTCGAGCCAATGTAGGCGAACTCGAGCTCTTCGTCTTTCAGAGACACTTTTACTGTGCCGCCATCAACCAGCGAGCCAAACAGCAATTCGTTTGCCAGTGGCTTCTTAAGCTGCTCTTGAATAACTCGTCCCATTGGTCTTGCGCCCATCGCTTTGTCGTAGCCTTTGTGAGCCAACCATTGGCGGGCGTCTTCATCCACTTCAAGTGAAACGCCACGGGCATCGAGCTGTACTTGTAGTTCGACGATGAACTTATCAACCACTTGATGAATAACTTGCTCATCAAGACTGTTGAACCAGATGATGCTATCAAGACGGTTACGGAACTCTGGAGTGAACACCTTTTTAATCTCAGACATGGCGTCATGGCTGTGGTCTTGTTGAATAAGACCAATCGATTTTTTCTGAGTCTCTTGAACACCAGCATTGGTCGTCATGACCAAAATAACATTGCGGAAGTCAGCTTTACGTCCATTGTTATCCGTTAGCGTACCGTTGTCCATCACCTGTAGAAGCAGGTTGAAGATATCCGGGTGAGCTTTCTCAATCTCATCGAGCAGCACGACTGAGTGAGGGTGCTTAATTACCGCATCGGTTAATAAGCCGCCTTGATCATATCCAACATAACCAGGAGGCGCACCAATCAAACGGCTCACCGAATGACGCTCACCGTATTCAGACATATCGAAGCGCAGTAGCTCGATACCCATCAACTTGGCTAGTTGCAGTGTCACTTCCGTTTTACCTACACCTGTCGGCCCTGCAAATAGGAACGAGCCAACCGGTTTGTGGTCGATACCAAGACCTGCACGAGATAGCTTGATGGCTTCACTCAATGCATCAATAGCAGGATCTTGACCAAATACCAGCATCTTCATCTTTCTATCTAGCGCTTGCAGGATATCTTTGTCTGAAGAGGAAACCGATTTCTCTGGAATACGTGCCATCTTCGCAACCATCGATTCGATATCTGCCACACCAACCGTTTTCTTACGGCGACTGGCTGGTGCAAGACGGCTACGCGCCCCTGCCTCATCGATTACGTCAATCGCTTTATCAGGCAAATGACGCTCATTGATGTATTTCGCTGACAGCTCTACGGCAGCACGGAGGGCTTTATTGGTGTATCGCACCTCATGATGCTCTTCGTACTTGGGTTTGAGACCCATTAGGATCTTGGTTGTATCGTCAAGCGATGGCTCAACCACATCAATTTTTTGGAAGCGGCGAGACAAGGCACGCTCTTTCTCAAAAATGTTGGCATATTCTTGGTAGGTCGTTGAACCAATGCAGCGCAGTTTACCGCTGCTTAATAGAGGCTTAATCAGGTTAGCGGCATCGACTTGACCACCCGAAGCGGCACCCGCACCGATAATGGTGTGGATTTCATCAATGAACAAAATAGCATCGTCTTCTTTCTCGAGCTGCTTGAGAATGGCTTTGAAGCGCTTCTCAAAATCACCACGATATTTGGTACCCGCAAGTAGCGAACCGATGTCTAGAGAATAAATCACGCTGTTCTGAATTACGTCTGGGACTTGGCCCTCAACAATTCTCCAAGCGAGACCTTCTGCAATCGCAGTTTTGCCGACGCCTGCTTCACCCACTAACAACGGGTTGTTCTTACGACGACGACACAAGACTTGAATCGTACGCTCTAGTTCTTTGTCTCGACCAATTAACGGGTCAATATTCCCGCTACGCGCAACTTGATTAAGATTAGTGGCGAAGTTCTCTAGGCGATCTTCAGAGCTCGCCTCTTCGACTGGCTCTGCGCCTCCACCAAGCGGGCCTGACGAAGGCTCACTGCCTGACGCGCCGCCGCCATCTTTGGAAATGCCATGAGAGATATAGTTTACGATGTCGAGTCGGCTCACATCGTTTTTCTTGAGTAGGTATGCAGCTTGAGACTCTTGCTCGCTGAATATCGCGACAAGCACGTTCGCACCAGACACTTCATTGCGGCCTGAAGACTGAACATGGAAAACGGCGCGCTGCAAAACGCGCTGGAAACTCAGGGTTGGCTGGGTTTCGCGTGAATCATCGTTTTCTGGAATAAGAGGTGTGGTTTGGTCAATAAAAATATCAAGCTCTTGACGCAGAGCTTCTATATCGGCCTGACACGCCGTTAGCGCTTCACGTGCTGCATTGTTATCCAACAACGCCAGCAGGAGGTGCTCCACGGTCATAAATTCATGTCTTTTGTCTCGGGCACGACCAAATGCGCTGTTGAGACTCGACTCTAGTTCTTTATTAAGCATAAGTACCCCCTTACGGAACAAATCCTCACGAAGCTCATCCTGATGCTTACTATGGAACTCGCCTAAGAGTACTGTTTTTACTGAAAATACAGTGCTTACTTAAAGTACTGAGCTTACTTATCGTACTTTGTGTGCTTAAGTACTAAGTTAACCCGTTAGGCTTGCTCCATGGTACAAAGCAGAGGGTGTTCGTTCTCTCTTGCATACATAGTGACTTGAGCGACTTTCGTCTCTGCCACTTCAGAAGTGAACGTGCCACAAATGGCTTTGCCTTGGTAGTGAACTTGAAGCATTGTCTGGGTCGCTTTGTCTTCATCCATAGAGAAAAAGCGCGTCAAAATATCAATGACAAAATCCATTGGTGTGTAATCATCATTGTTAAGTATTACGTTATACATCGCCGGTGGTTTAACCTTAGTTTCTTCTCGTTCCAGAAGGTCAAAATCCGGAGATACCCAATCAAAATTTCCGCTCATGTTCCTAGTTACATTGTTATTGGCCACTAGTGAGTTATCCTAACACCTTAGCGTCTAAAACTCATCGACATTTTGTTAGTTAATTGTTTCTAGCAGCTTCAATTTAAGACTAATCCAGCCTATCAATCGCTGCAAATAAAAAGATCGCTGTTTTTCAATTTCAGAGATCGATTGCCGAAAAAAGCACCACGCTGCTGAAAGCCTACTCAACAAGGCTTTGCTTAACTATGCTGTTTGCGGTTGGGTTTACTTGATGCTGACTGTCCTTTCAATGCAGCACTCATCTAAAAAGTTACACAATTGTAAATCTCAAAAATGAATACACGCCCTAATTAGTAATCAAATATAACGCTTAGATATTGACTTGATTAAATCTTGGTCTAGATTGGACAAGTGTGAGCAACAATTTAGCAGCAGCTAGATAAATTTCACGTAACAACGTCAAGTAATAATGCAAGAGGGATGTAAAGCATGGCTACAGGTACAGTTAAATGGTTCAACAACGCCAAGGGATTTGGCTTTATTTGTCCAGAGTCCGGTGATGGTGACATTTTCGCCCACTACTCAACAATTAAAATGGATGGCTACCGCACTTTGAAAGCAGGACAAACTGTCTCCTACGAAGTGGAGAGCGGACCAAAAGGGTCTCACGCAAGTTCAGTGACACCAGTGGAATTTGAGCTCGCACAAGCTGCTAAATAGTTCTACATAATTCCAGACGCCAAGGCGTCAAACTTCTCCTGATAGAAAAAGCCCCGCACTCGAAAATGCGGGGCTTTCTATTAATTGTCTATCACTCAATTATTTAGTTATCACCAAGTAACCCATCACCACAAGTGGCTCAAGGTTGCTCACTATTGGTGGTTAGCCGATGATCTGATTCAAGGTAGCACTTGGACGCATCAAGGTAGACGTTAACTCATCATTCAATGCGTAGTAACCACCAAGCTCACCAACAACACCTTGTGCGGTATTCAGTTCAGCCACGATAGCTTCTTCGTTTTCAACCAATGCTTTCGCTACTGGAGCAAACTGCTCTGCCAACTCTGCATCTGCCGATTGTGCTACCAATGCTTGAGCCCAGTAACAAGCTAGGTAATAGTGGCTGCCTCGGTTATCAAGCTCACCGACTTTTCTTGAAGGTGATTTGTTGTTGTCTAGGAACTCACCCGTTGCTGAATCAAGTGCGTCAGCCAGTACTTGTGCCTTAGTATTGCCTGTAACGGTGCTTAGGTGCTCTAGAGAAGCGGCAAGTGCTAAGAATTCACCCAAAGAGTCCCAGCGTAAGTGGTTCTCTTTTTGTACTTGTTGAACGTGCTTCGGTGCAGAACCACCAGCCCCTGTCTCAAACAAGCCACCACCGTTCATTAATGGCACAATAGATAACATCTTAGCTGAAGTACCCAGCTCTAGAATTGGGAACAGATCGGTTAAGTAATCACGCAGTACGTTACCTGTGACAGAAATCGTATCTAGCCCCTCTTTAATACGCTCTAGGGAGACTAAACACGCATCTAATGGCGCTAGGATACGAATATCAAGGC
Protein-coding sequences here:
- a CDS encoding NAD-dependent epimerase/dehydratase family protein codes for the protein MKILIIGGGWLGLPLGHFLHTNGHDVLVTKTSKKGCDDLAKTGLHTLHLELGTPLSTQSENHLQDFQPDVIVGCFPPGLRSDTPSRYVENWRQVSELAVMHGVGKIIMVSTTGVYPSIAEDMVETRQIGGKDLDEKTQLLLSAEQQVIKSQVSYTILRCSGLIGPNRHPARFAKRLKSISDQAPANMVHLDDVIAVIEFVLTSGDNEIYNVTTPETVSKYQFYQRATKHYHEPIALPAPSHTQDKRIVASKLIAAEFKFKYSHIFNALDAIGTM
- a CDS encoding YdcF family protein gives rise to the protein MRIYQAIESLWDFMQLHHTPKASDCIVVFCSNDTRVAQTAATLYHQGIAPKILFSGGLGRFTQDHFDRPEADIFADIAKSLGVPSGDILIENASTNSGENVAFSAQLLQSKMPNATRFTLVQKPFMERRAYATFEKQWPAPYQALHVVSQGGSFLDYLDSDVFTSSFVINAVLEDFERVKAYPTLGFLTEQVIPDNVDLAYKTLLNRFPRN
- the clpA gene encoding ATP-dependent Clp protease ATP-binding subunit ClpA; this encodes MLNKELESSLNSAFGRARDKRHEFMTVEHLLLALLDNNAAREALTACQADIEALRQELDIFIDQTTPLIPENDDSRETQPTLSFQRVLQRAVFHVQSSGRNEVSGANVLVAIFSEQESQAAYLLKKNDVSRLDIVNYISHGISKDGGGASGSEPSSGPLGGGAEPVEEASSEDRLENFATNLNQVARSGNIDPLIGRDKELERTIQVLCRRRKNNPLLVGEAGVGKTAIAEGLAWRIVEGQVPDVIQNSVIYSLDIGSLLAGTKYRGDFEKRFKAILKQLEKEDDAILFIDEIHTIIGAGAASGGQVDAANLIKPLLSSGKLRCIGSTTYQEYANIFEKERALSRRFQKIDVVEPSLDDTTKILMGLKPKYEEHHEVRYTNKALRAAVELSAKYINERHLPDKAIDVIDEAGARSRLAPASRRKKTVGVADIESMVAKMARIPEKSVSSSDKDILQALDRKMKMLVFGQDPAIDALSEAIKLSRAGLGIDHKPVGSFLFAGPTGVGKTEVTLQLAKLMGIELLRFDMSEYGERHSVSRLIGAPPGYVGYDQGGLLTDAVIKHPHSVVLLDEIEKAHPDIFNLLLQVMDNGTLTDNNGRKADFRNVILVMTTNAGVQETQKKSIGLIQQDHSHDAMSEIKKVFTPEFRNRLDSIIWFNSLDEQVIHQVVDKFIVELQVQLDARGVSLEVDEDARQWLAHKGYDKAMGARPMGRVIQEQLKKPLANELLFGSLVDGGTVKVSLKDEELEFAYIGSKEEALH
- the clpS gene encoding ATP-dependent Clp protease adapter ClpS; the protein is MSGNFDWVSPDFDLLEREETKVKPPAMYNVILNNDDYTPMDFVIDILTRFFSMDEDKATQTMLQVHYQGKAICGTFTSEVAETKVAQVTMYARENEHPLLCTMEQA
- the cspD gene encoding cold shock domain-containing protein CspD; this encodes MATGTVKWFNNAKGFGFICPESGDGDIFAHYSTIKMDGYRTLKAGQTVSYEVESGPKGSHASSVTPVEFELAQAAK